Proteins from one Mycobacterium sp. EPa45 genomic window:
- a CDS encoding SRPBCC family protein produces the protein MATKDSREVVIEASPEEILAVITDVEATPDWSPQYQSAEVLEAYDDGRPHKVKMVIKAAGLTDEQTVEYTYGDNVVSWTLLKASQLRSQEGKYTLTPDGDKTKLRFDLSIDLAVPLPGFVVKRVIKGAVETATDGLRKQVLKLQKG, from the coding sequence ATGGCAACTAAAGATTCCCGTGAGGTCGTGATCGAGGCGAGCCCCGAGGAGATCCTCGCGGTGATCACCGATGTCGAGGCGACGCCGGACTGGTCGCCGCAGTACCAGAGTGCCGAGGTGCTGGAGGCCTACGACGACGGCAGACCCCACAAGGTCAAGATGGTGATCAAGGCGGCGGGCCTGACCGACGAGCAGACGGTCGAATACACCTACGGCGACAACGTGGTCAGCTGGACGCTGCTCAAGGCCAGCCAGCTGCGGTCGCAGGAGGGCAAGTACACCCTGACCCCCGACGGCGACAAGACCAAGCTGCGCTTCGACCTGTCCATCGACCTGGCCGTCCCGCTGCCCGGCTTCGTCGTCAAGCGCGTCATCAAGGGCGCGGTGGAGACCGCCACCGACGGGCTGCGCAAGCAGGTGCTCAAGCTTCAAAAGGGATAG
- a CDS encoding MCE family protein: MIRLSRQVWTQLAILGAVTVISVGVMAFGFVNVPALFGIGRYNVTVELPTSGGLYPTSVVTYRGTEVGKVTSIDVTRTGVRAVLKLNSDTPISAPVTAAVHSRSAVGEQFLELTPQPGAGTTLHDGDVIPAAEVQTPPDIGHLLDATNEALQAIPQDNLRTVVDEAATAVGGLGPELSRIVDGSTALAIESGKTVGPLTQLIDQSPAVLNSQVRTSDSIAAWAAHMASITGQFKAQDRAFTDLLNAGGPALEEGRALFDRIQPTLPVLLANLVSLGDIAVTYRNDIEQLLVLFPQGTSVMQAIAVADSGVKQSYRGIYLDFNLNLNLPPPCNTGFLPVDQQRSASDVDYPERPAGDLYCRIPQDSDMNVRGVRNIPCENNPAKRAPTVEMCESNENYVPLGDGFNWKGDPNATFSGQGVPQYPPGADPRLPPPQGTGAAVPPLVVGQHDPGNKTWQSMLVPAGS, from the coding sequence ATGATTCGGCTGTCGCGCCAGGTCTGGACGCAGCTCGCGATCCTCGGGGCGGTCACGGTAATCTCCGTCGGGGTGATGGCCTTCGGGTTTGTCAACGTGCCTGCGCTGTTCGGCATCGGCCGCTACAACGTGACCGTCGAGCTGCCCACCTCGGGCGGGCTGTACCCGACATCAGTGGTGACCTACCGCGGCACCGAGGTCGGTAAGGTGACGTCGATCGACGTCACCCGCACCGGTGTGCGCGCCGTGCTGAAACTGAACTCCGACACGCCGATCTCCGCGCCCGTCACGGCCGCAGTACACAGCCGTTCGGCCGTCGGCGAGCAGTTCCTGGAACTGACCCCGCAACCCGGTGCCGGCACCACACTGCACGACGGCGACGTCATCCCCGCCGCGGAGGTCCAGACCCCGCCCGACATCGGGCATCTACTCGACGCCACCAACGAAGCGCTGCAAGCGATCCCGCAGGACAACCTGCGCACCGTCGTCGACGAGGCGGCCACCGCCGTCGGCGGCCTCGGTCCTGAGCTGTCCCGCATCGTCGACGGCTCCACCGCCCTGGCGATCGAAAGCGGAAAGACCGTCGGGCCGCTGACCCAGTTGATCGACCAGTCGCCCGCGGTGCTGAATTCACAAGTGCGGACCTCGGATTCGATCGCCGCGTGGGCGGCACACATGGCGTCGATCACGGGTCAGTTCAAGGCGCAGGACCGCGCCTTCACCGACCTGCTCAACGCCGGTGGCCCCGCGTTGGAGGAGGGCAGGGCGCTGTTCGACCGCATCCAACCGACCCTGCCCGTGCTGCTGGCCAATCTGGTGAGTCTCGGCGACATCGCCGTCACCTATCGCAACGACATCGAACAGCTGTTGGTGCTGTTCCCGCAGGGCACGTCGGTCATGCAGGCCATCGCGGTGGCCGACTCCGGCGTCAAGCAGTCCTACCGCGGCATCTATCTGGACTTCAACCTGAATCTCAATCTGCCGCCGCCATGCAACACCGGCTTCCTGCCCGTCGACCAGCAGCGCTCAGCGTCGGACGTCGACTACCCAGAGCGCCCGGCCGGCGACCTGTACTGCCGGATCCCGCAGGACTCCGACATGAATGTGCGTGGCGTGCGCAACATTCCGTGCGAGAACAACCCCGCCAAGCGCGCCCCGACGGTCGAGATGTGTGAGAGCAACGAAAACTACGTGCCGCTGGGCGACGGCTTCAACTGGAAGGGCGACCCCAACGCGACGTTCTCCGGCCAAGGTGTGCCGCAGTACCCGCCGGGCGCCGACCCGCGGCTGCCACCACCGCAGGGCACCGGCGCCGCGGTGCCGCCGCTCGTCGTCGGCCAGCACGATCCGGGTAACAAGACCTGGCAATCGATGCTGGTGCCGGCGGGCTCGTAG
- a CDS encoding MCE family protein gives MRRLLAGILVLACLSASGCEWRGLNSLSLPGTTGTGPGSYTIQAQLPDVVMIQQNSRVRVADVNVGNVTKIEVQGWHALVTMRIDGDVHLPANSTAKVGQTSLLGSMHIELAPPADATPEGQLKDGSLIPLARASTYPTTEQTLASVSVLLNGGGLGQLQEINQAFATALSGRESEMKSLLNQLDTFIDQLNAQTDDIITATERLNDLAGQVAAKDQTVDKALTTIPQALGVLADSRTKLANAIDALGKFGAIAADTVHQTKQSLVDNLRNIAPVLRELANAGPALTKGLDFLSTYPWVKSTIPNWFRGDFANITLVIDLTLSRIDSSLFTGTRWEGDLTELEMQWGRTIGQMPSPYTAVNPLIAPYHFGGY, from the coding sequence GTGAGGCGGCTGCTGGCCGGCATCCTGGTTCTCGCGTGCCTGTCGGCCTCCGGATGTGAATGGCGAGGCCTGAATTCGTTGAGTCTGCCCGGAACCACCGGCACCGGGCCCGGCTCGTACACCATCCAGGCACAGCTGCCCGATGTGGTGATGATCCAGCAGAACAGCCGGGTGCGGGTCGCCGACGTCAACGTCGGCAACGTCACCAAGATCGAGGTTCAGGGTTGGCACGCGCTGGTCACCATGCGCATCGACGGTGACGTCCACCTACCGGCCAACAGCACCGCGAAGGTCGGCCAGACCAGCCTGCTGGGCTCCATGCACATCGAATTGGCGCCGCCCGCCGACGCCACCCCCGAGGGTCAACTCAAAGACGGCTCGCTGATCCCGCTGGCGCGGGCCAGCACCTATCCCACCACCGAGCAGACGCTGGCCTCGGTGTCGGTGTTGCTCAACGGCGGCGGGCTGGGCCAGTTGCAGGAGATCAACCAGGCGTTCGCGACCGCACTGTCCGGTCGGGAGAGCGAGATGAAAAGCCTTCTGAACCAGCTGGATACGTTCATCGACCAGCTCAACGCCCAGACCGACGACATCATCACCGCGACCGAGCGACTCAATGACCTGGCCGGCCAGGTGGCCGCGAAGGACCAAACCGTCGACAAGGCGCTCACCACGATCCCGCAAGCGCTTGGCGTGCTTGCCGATTCGCGTACCAAGCTGGCCAACGCGATCGACGCGCTCGGCAAGTTCGGCGCCATCGCCGCCGACACCGTCCATCAAACCAAGCAGTCACTGGTGGACAACCTGCGCAATATAGCCCCCGTGCTGCGTGAGCTGGCCAACGCCGGGCCCGCCCTGACCAAGGGCCTGGACTTCCTGTCCACCTATCCGTGGGTGAAAAGCACCATCCCCAACTGGTTCCGCGGTGACTTCGCCAACATCACCCTGGTCATCGACCTCACCCTGAGCCGAATCGACAGCAGCCTGTTCACCGGCACCCGGTGGGAGGGCGACCTGACGGAACTCGAAATGCAGTGGGGCCGAACCATCGGCCAGATGCCGAGCCCCTACACGGCGGTGAACCCGTTGATCGCCCCCTACCACTTCGGGGGGTACTGA
- a CDS encoding MCE family protein gives MLQRHRRTAQIVTGIALAATLVLGILVVATPWGNHVARNTYVAYFANTNGLYTGDEIRILGVAVGTVDKIEPQPNSAKVTFSVDNQYQVPADVKAAILSPSLVSARAIQLVPAYSGGPTLTDGASIPLERTAVPIEWDDLRRQLEKLTGSLQPTTPGGPSALGEFINTAADNLRGQGDTARDTVIKLSQATSALGDHATDIFSTVRNLQLLVSALSSSSDLLASFNTNLADVTTVLSNSPNEIADATRGLDAAVNDLRGFVAENREGLGQTFDHLNAITTALNDSRGDIKQALHIAPTVFGNFTNIYQPAQSAITGILAPVNFADTVQFICSSIQAASREGAEQSAKLCTQYLAPIIKNRQYNYPPLGINPFVGTVARPNEITYSEDRLNPHLPPAASAPPPTDGADALAAEAPGAAPATPTDPGAGLADLMVPGGSP, from the coding sequence ATGCTGCAGCGCCATCGTCGCACCGCCCAGATCGTCACCGGGATCGCCCTGGCGGCGACGCTTGTCCTCGGGATCCTCGTCGTGGCCACTCCGTGGGGTAACCACGTCGCGCGCAACACCTACGTCGCGTACTTCGCCAATACCAACGGTCTCTACACCGGCGATGAGATCCGCATCCTCGGCGTCGCGGTCGGCACCGTGGACAAGATCGAGCCGCAACCGAATTCGGCCAAGGTCACCTTCTCCGTCGACAATCAGTACCAGGTGCCCGCCGACGTGAAGGCGGCGATCCTGTCTCCATCGCTGGTCTCGGCGCGGGCGATCCAGTTGGTTCCGGCGTACTCGGGCGGCCCGACTCTGACCGACGGCGCAAGCATCCCGCTCGAGCGCACCGCGGTCCCGATCGAGTGGGACGACCTGCGCCGGCAGCTGGAAAAGCTCACCGGCTCACTGCAACCCACCACCCCCGGCGGTCCCAGTGCGCTCGGTGAGTTCATCAACACCGCGGCCGACAACCTGCGCGGGCAAGGCGACACCGCCCGCGACACCGTCATCAAGCTGTCCCAGGCCACCTCGGCGCTGGGTGACCACGCGACCGACATCTTCAGCACGGTCCGCAATCTGCAGCTGCTGGTGTCCGCGCTGTCGTCCAGCAGTGATCTGTTGGCCTCGTTCAACACCAATCTCGCCGACGTCACGACGGTACTGTCGAACTCTCCCAACGAGATCGCCGACGCCACCCGCGGTCTCGATGCCGCGGTCAACGACCTGCGCGGGTTCGTCGCCGAGAATCGGGAAGGTCTGGGGCAGACCTTCGACCACCTCAACGCGATCACCACCGCGCTCAACGACAGCCGCGGCGACATCAAGCAGGCGCTGCACATCGCACCGACGGTGTTTGGCAACTTCACCAACATCTACCAGCCGGCGCAGAGCGCGATCACCGGCATCCTGGCGCCGGTGAACTTCGCCGACACCGTCCAATTCATCTGCAGCTCAATCCAAGCCGCATCCCGCGAGGGCGCCGAGCAGTCGGCCAAGCTGTGCACGCAGTACCTGGCGCCGATCATCAAGAACCGCCAATACAACTACCCACCACTCGGGATCAACCCGTTCGTCGGCACCGTGGCGCGGCCCAACGAGATCACCTACAGCGAGGACCGGCTCAACCCGCACCTGCCGCCGGCCGCATCGGCGCCGCCGCCCACTGACGGGGCCGATGCGCTGGCCGCCGAAGCACCGGGCGCGGCACCGGCCACCCCGACCGATCCGGGCGCGGGACTGGCGGATCTGATGGTCCCGGGTGGCTCGCCGTGA
- a CDS encoding MCE family protein: MTRITRKRTRFKPLAERNRLTVGLVGVLVLAALVIAVFSYDKIPFIKGTSDFSAYFADAGGIKTGSDVRVSGLGVGRVSDIKLQGAKVLVDFTVRDGVDLGDRTEAAIKTETVLGTKYLELTPRGDGSLEGPIPLERTKSPYDLTDALGDLTITISGLDTTQLSSALTTLADTFKDTPPELKLALEGVARFSDTLNNRDAKLRDLLANANKVTAVLAKRSDQIAQLVADANALLAELLSQRQSVDALMGNLTAVSAQISGLVNDNRTQLKPAVDKLNGVLGILDNRKKELQRTLYLLRRYAMSFGEVLGSGPFFKASLVNLAPGQFSQPFIDAAFSDLGLDPNVKLPSELVDPGVGQPATPPLPVPFPRTGQGGEPNLTLPDAITGNQDPNLPAQFPGRYPYREPLPAPPAGGPPPGPPALGPAAGELPPPTVPPVPRNDGAH, translated from the coding sequence ATGACACGAATCACGCGCAAGCGGACCAGATTCAAGCCACTGGCCGAACGCAACCGGCTGACCGTCGGCCTCGTCGGCGTCCTGGTGCTGGCCGCGCTGGTGATCGCCGTCTTCTCCTACGACAAGATCCCGTTCATCAAGGGAACGTCCGACTTCTCCGCCTACTTCGCCGACGCCGGAGGAATCAAGACCGGAAGCGATGTGCGGGTTTCCGGGCTCGGTGTTGGCCGGGTCTCCGACATCAAGCTGCAGGGCGCCAAGGTTCTGGTGGACTTCACCGTCCGTGACGGAGTCGATCTGGGCGACCGGACCGAAGCCGCGATCAAGACCGAAACAGTTTTGGGCACCAAGTATCTGGAGCTGACGCCCCGCGGCGACGGGTCACTCGAGGGTCCGATCCCGTTGGAGCGCACGAAGTCTCCCTACGACCTCACCGATGCGCTGGGGGATCTCACCATTACGATCAGCGGCCTGGACACCACGCAGCTGTCGTCGGCGCTGACCACGCTGGCTGACACCTTCAAAGACACTCCGCCGGAATTGAAGCTGGCGCTCGAGGGGGTCGCCCGGTTCTCCGACACCCTCAACAACCGTGACGCCAAACTGCGCGATCTGCTGGCGAACGCCAACAAGGTCACCGCGGTGCTGGCCAAGCGCAGCGACCAGATCGCCCAGCTCGTGGCAGATGCCAATGCACTGCTGGCCGAACTGCTGTCGCAGCGTCAGTCGGTCGATGCGCTGATGGGCAACCTGACCGCAGTCTCCGCCCAGATCTCCGGTCTGGTCAACGACAACCGCACCCAGCTCAAGCCCGCCGTCGACAAGCTCAACGGAGTCCTGGGCATCCTGGACAACCGCAAGAAGGAACTCCAGCGCACGCTGTACCTGTTGCGTCGCTACGCGATGTCGTTCGGTGAGGTGCTCGGCTCGGGGCCTTTCTTCAAGGCCTCCCTGGTCAACCTCGCGCCGGGCCAGTTCTCGCAGCCGTTCATCGACGCCGCGTTCTCCGACCTCGGACTGGACCCCAACGTGAAGCTGCCCTCCGAGCTGGTCGACCCGGGCGTCGGCCAGCCCGCCACTCCGCCGCTGCCGGTGCCGTTCCCGCGCACCGGGCAGGGTGGTGAGCCGAATCTGACGCTGCCCGATGCGATCACGGGCAACCAGGACCCCAACCTGCCCGCGCAGTTCCCGGGCCGGTACCCCTACCGCGAACCGCTGCCCGCGCCGCCGGCCGGCGGCCCGCCGCCGGGGCCGCCTGCGTTGGGGCCCGCAGCGGGCGAGCTGCCGCCGCCGACCGTGCCTCCGGTACCGCGCAACGACGGGGCCCACTGA
- a CDS encoding MCE family protein: MRSATLRSITRVTLFSVMCLVFMFVLITVFGQFRFDSRASYHAVFTNVSGLKGGNFVRIAGVEIGKVSDMTLHKDGTVTVDFAIDKGLQLTEGTRAVVRYENLIGDRYLSLEEGAGSVRKLQPGQTIPLTRTSPALDVDALIGGFRPLFRALDPDQVNALSGELLQVFQGQGGTIASVLAQTSALTTTLAGRDQLIGQVITNLNTVLGTFATRDDQFATSLDKLSQLVQGLADRRTDIGNGVAYINAAAGSVADLLTAARQPIKDAVVQTDRFAGQVMADHDYVDELVKTLPDAYQVLSRNGLYGDYFGFYLCDAILKVNGKGGQPVFVKLAGQDTGRCTPK; this comes from the coding sequence ATGAGATCGGCGACCCTGCGATCGATCACCCGGGTGACGCTCTTCTCCGTCATGTGCCTGGTGTTCATGTTCGTGCTCATCACGGTATTCGGACAGTTCCGCTTCGACTCGCGGGCCTCCTATCACGCGGTGTTCACCAACGTGTCAGGTCTCAAGGGCGGCAACTTCGTTCGCATCGCCGGCGTCGAGATCGGCAAGGTCAGCGACATGACCCTGCACAAGGACGGCACGGTGACCGTCGACTTCGCCATCGACAAGGGCCTGCAGCTGACCGAGGGCACCAGAGCCGTCGTGCGCTACGAGAACCTGATCGGCGATCGCTACCTGTCCCTCGAGGAGGGGGCCGGCTCGGTGCGGAAACTTCAACCCGGACAAACCATTCCGCTCACCCGCACTTCACCGGCGCTCGACGTCGACGCGCTGATCGGCGGGTTCCGGCCGCTGTTTCGGGCGCTGGACCCCGATCAGGTCAACGCGCTGTCCGGTGAACTCCTACAGGTGTTTCAGGGCCAGGGAGGCACCATCGCCTCGGTGCTCGCCCAAACCTCGGCGCTGACCACCACGCTGGCCGGTCGCGACCAACTGATCGGCCAGGTCATCACCAACCTCAACACCGTGCTGGGCACGTTCGCCACCCGTGACGACCAATTCGCCACCAGTCTGGACAAGCTCTCCCAGCTCGTCCAAGGCCTGGCCGACCGCCGCACCGACATCGGCAACGGTGTCGCCTACATCAACGCGGCGGCCGGTTCGGTCGCCGACCTCCTGACCGCTGCTCGCCAGCCGATCAAGGACGCCGTGGTGCAGACCGACCGCTTCGCCGGCCAGGTGATGGCCGACCACGATTACGTCGACGAGTTGGTCAAGACCCTGCCCGACGCCTACCAGGTGCTGTCCCGCAACGGCCTGTACGGCGACTACTTCGGCTTCTACCTCTGCGACGCGATCCTCAAGGTCAACGGCAAAGGCGGCCAGCCGGTCTTCGTCAAACTCGCGGGGCAGGACACGGGACGGTGCACGCCGAAATGA
- a CDS encoding MCE family protein: MANSSRRSNIDPIWWAPALILVIAALTTMTALLFTGTLRKTVPLTLVSDRAGLVMEDGAKVKLRGVQIGEVSSIGTQRGADGVTLSTLNLKLNPGPFQYLPSNVEAEIKSSTAFGAKYVDLIVPSDGTGSLRPGAVVRSRNVTVEVNTVFENLQSVVRQIDPAKLNAVLSAVAESVRGKGERIGQAITDANTVLVAVNPRMPTVQQDWQLFGKTSQAYSDAAQNILSILDNFTTTSQTITGNAGALDSLLLSAVGFSQSGISTIGTNQPNLVRAMNVLDPTTALFMKYSPTYTCLFQGAQWFLENGGRDAMGGNGKSVIMDAALLAGDDPYRFPDNLPVVNAKGGPGGKPSCGSLPDASKNFPVKYLVTDTGFGTGLDVRPNPGIGFPGFANYFPATKGVPEEPKIRYPGGPAPGPLPPYPGAPAYGAPEFAPDGTPLYPTSGSQP, encoded by the coding sequence GTGGCGAACTCCTCACGGCGGAGCAACATCGATCCGATCTGGTGGGCCCCGGCACTGATTCTGGTGATCGCGGCGTTGACCACGATGACGGCCCTGCTGTTCACCGGCACCCTGCGCAAAACCGTTCCGCTGACGTTGGTTTCCGACCGGGCCGGCCTGGTCATGGAAGACGGTGCCAAGGTCAAGCTGCGCGGTGTGCAGATCGGTGAGGTGTCCTCGATCGGCACCCAGCGCGGTGCGGACGGTGTCACTCTCTCGACGCTGAACCTCAAGCTGAACCCCGGCCCGTTCCAGTACCTGCCGAGCAATGTCGAGGCGGAAATCAAGTCCAGCACCGCCTTCGGCGCCAAGTATGTCGACCTCATCGTCCCGTCTGACGGCACCGGGTCGCTGAGGCCCGGGGCGGTGGTGCGATCGCGCAACGTGACCGTCGAGGTGAACACGGTTTTCGAGAACCTGCAGTCGGTGGTGCGCCAGATCGACCCGGCGAAGCTGAACGCGGTGCTGTCGGCGGTGGCCGAATCGGTGCGCGGCAAGGGTGAGCGGATCGGTCAGGCCATCACCGACGCCAACACCGTATTGGTCGCTGTGAATCCAAGAATGCCTACCGTGCAGCAAGATTGGCAGCTATTCGGCAAGACGTCACAGGCCTACTCGGACGCCGCGCAGAACATTCTGTCGATCCTGGACAACTTCACCACCACCAGCCAGACGATCACCGGCAATGCCGGCGCCTTGGACAGCCTGCTGCTGTCGGCCGTCGGATTCTCGCAGTCGGGCATCAGCACGATCGGTACCAACCAGCCCAACCTGGTTCGCGCGATGAATGTCCTGGACCCGACAACGGCGCTGTTCATGAAGTATTCGCCCACCTACACCTGCCTGTTCCAGGGCGCCCAATGGTTCCTGGAGAACGGCGGCCGAGATGCCATGGGCGGCAACGGGAAATCGGTGATCATGGACGCGGCGCTGCTGGCCGGTGACGACCCCTACCGCTTTCCCGACAACCTGCCGGTCGTCAACGCCAAGGGTGGACCCGGTGGCAAGCCGAGTTGCGGTTCGCTGCCGGACGCCAGCAAGAACTTCCCGGTCAAGTACCTGGTCACCGATACCGGGTTCGGCACCGGACTGGACGTGCGACCCAACCCCGGCATCGGATTCCCGGGCTTCGCCAACTACTTCCCGGCCACCAAGGGCGTGCCCGAGGAACCCAAGATCCGCTACCCGGGCGGACCCGCGCCCGGACCTCTGCCGCCCTACCCGGGAGCGCCGGCCTACGGGGCACCCGAATTCGCGCCGGACGGCACACCGCTGTACCCGACCTCCGGGAGCCAGCCATGA
- a CDS encoding ABC transporter permease — protein sequence MSTRVVDSTRRLGEQTAFYGNALAATGEAIRRYPAEVLRLIAVMGMGTGALAVIGGTVVIVGFLTLSTGALIAVQGYNTLSNVGIEALTGFLGAFLNVRFIAPATAGVALAATIGAGATAQLGAMRINEEIDALEVMGIRAVTYLASTRIVAGIIAVIPIYTVAVLMSFLATRFGTTIIYGQSRGVYDHYFSTFLHPTDLLWSFVEALAMAAAVMSVHTYYGYTATGGPAGVGEAVGRAVRTSITAGVFILLTITLSVYGQSGNFHLSG from the coding sequence ATGAGCACCCGGGTCGTCGACTCCACCCGCAGGCTGGGGGAGCAGACAGCGTTCTACGGCAACGCGTTGGCCGCCACCGGTGAGGCGATCCGGCGCTATCCCGCCGAAGTGCTGCGGCTGATCGCGGTGATGGGAATGGGAACCGGCGCGTTGGCGGTCATCGGTGGCACCGTGGTCATCGTCGGCTTCCTCACGCTCTCGACCGGCGCGCTGATCGCCGTACAGGGCTACAACACCCTGTCCAACGTCGGCATCGAGGCGCTTACCGGTTTCCTGGGCGCGTTCCTCAACGTGCGGTTCATCGCGCCGGCCACCGCGGGGGTGGCGCTCGCGGCCACGATCGGTGCCGGGGCCACCGCGCAGCTCGGCGCGATGCGCATCAACGAGGAGATCGACGCGCTGGAAGTGATGGGCATCCGCGCCGTCACCTATCTGGCGTCTACCCGGATCGTGGCGGGCATCATCGCGGTCATCCCGATCTACACGGTGGCGGTGCTGATGTCGTTCCTGGCGACCCGGTTCGGCACGACCATCATTTACGGCCAGTCCCGCGGCGTCTACGACCACTACTTCTCCACATTCCTGCATCCGACCGACCTGCTGTGGTCGTTCGTCGAAGCACTGGCGATGGCCGCCGCGGTCATGTCCGTGCACACCTACTACGGCTACACCGCGACCGGCGGCCCGGCCGGCGTCGGTGAGGCGGTCGGGCGCGCGGTGCGTACGTCGATCACCGCCGGCGTCTTCATCCTCCTGACCATCACACTGTCCGTCTACGGGCAGTCCGGCAACTTCCACCTGTCGGGGTGA
- a CDS encoding ABC transporter permease, translating into MFRPPFAWRELLDQIWFVARVSIVPTLVLSIPYTVLIVFTLNIVLLEVGAGDLSGAGAALASVTQVGPVVTAIVVSGAGSTAMCADLGARTIREEIDAMKVIGVNPIQALVVPRVIAATFVALMLYSVVAVVGLAGSYFFVVYLQHVTPGAFVAGMTLLTGLPQVIVSLVKALLFGLSAGLIACYKGLSVGGGPTAVGNAVNETVVFAFMALFLINILATAFGVKVAP; encoded by the coding sequence ATGTTCCGCCCGCCGTTCGCCTGGCGGGAACTGCTCGACCAGATCTGGTTCGTGGCCCGGGTCTCGATCGTTCCGACGTTGGTGCTGTCCATTCCCTACACGGTGCTCATCGTGTTCACGCTCAACATCGTGCTGCTGGAGGTCGGGGCGGGTGACCTCTCCGGGGCCGGTGCCGCGCTCGCGTCGGTGACGCAGGTCGGCCCGGTGGTGACGGCAATCGTCGTCTCCGGAGCCGGCTCCACCGCGATGTGCGCCGATCTCGGCGCCCGCACCATCCGCGAGGAGATCGACGCCATGAAGGTCATCGGCGTCAACCCCATCCAGGCGCTCGTGGTGCCTCGCGTGATCGCCGCGACTTTCGTTGCGCTGATGTTGTATTCGGTGGTCGCCGTCGTCGGGCTGGCCGGAAGCTACTTCTTCGTCGTCTACCTGCAGCACGTCACGCCCGGCGCCTTCGTTGCGGGTATGACGCTGCTGACCGGCCTGCCCCAGGTGATCGTGTCGTTGGTGAAGGCCTTGTTGTTCGGGCTGTCCGCGGGATTGATCGCCTGCTACAAGGGGTTGTCGGTGGGCGGCGGCCCGACCGCGGTGGGCAACGCCGTGAACGAGACCGTGGTGTTCGCGTTCATGGCGCTGTTCTTGATCAACATCCTGGCCACCGCGTTCGGTGTCAAGGTGGCGCCATGA
- a CDS encoding UBP-type zinc finger domain-containing protein codes for MGEAVDPSVPPSGTGCVECDAAGGWWVHLRRCTACGHIGCCDDSLMRHAAAHWRDSGHPIIRSFEPGEDWFWDYQSNEYYDGPELAPPVSRPVDETTPGPRGRVPGDWVAILRNRAD; via the coding sequence ATGGGTGAAGCGGTTGATCCGTCGGTTCCGCCAAGTGGTACCGGATGCGTCGAATGTGATGCGGCAGGCGGATGGTGGGTGCACTTGCGTCGCTGCACGGCCTGCGGGCACATCGGCTGCTGCGATGATTCGCTGATGCGGCACGCCGCCGCGCACTGGCGGGACAGCGGACATCCGATCATTCGTTCGTTCGAGCCGGGCGAAGACTGGTTCTGGGATTACCAGTCCAACGAGTATTACGACGGACCGGAATTGGCTCCGCCGGTCAGCCGGCCGGTCGACGAGACCACGCCGGGTCCGCGCGGCCGGGTGCCCGGTGACTGGGTGGCGATTCTGCGCAACCGCGCCGACTGA
- a CDS encoding nuclear transport factor 2 family protein, whose translation MHAFRAAVEAGDFDALPALCAEDVVFRSPIAHKPYQGRDQIGVILRAVSRVFSDLTYIKEIGGEGHADHALVFTAKVGDLDINGCDFLHTREDGLIDEFTVMLRPLKAVTAFAERMAKEFEKEMAAAGLA comes from the coding sequence ATGCATGCCTTCCGCGCCGCCGTCGAAGCCGGTGATTTCGATGCCCTGCCCGCCCTGTGCGCCGAGGATGTCGTCTTCCGCAGTCCGATCGCGCACAAGCCGTATCAGGGCCGCGATCAGATCGGAGTCATCCTGCGGGCGGTATCGCGGGTGTTCTCCGACCTGACATACATCAAGGAGATCGGCGGCGAGGGCCATGCCGACCATGCGCTGGTCTTCACCGCGAAGGTCGGCGACCTCGACATCAACGGCTGCGACTTCCTGCACACCCGCGAAGACGGGCTCATCGACGAGTTCACCGTGATGCTGCGGCCGCTCAAAGCCGTCACCGCGTTCGCCGAGCGAATGGCGAAAGAATTTGAAAAAGAAATGGCAGCCGCCGGTTTGGCGTGA